Proteins from a single region of Chitinibacter bivalviorum:
- a CDS encoding symmetrical bis(5'-nucleosyl)-tetraphosphatase has product MATYVVGDVQGCFDELSRLMDVINFNTDCDRIIFVGDLVNRGPASLRVLQWVYQNRHCASTVLGNHDLHLLACWLGISSLKDGDTINEVLQSSDASVLLCWLSQQPLMLEIEGNYIVHAGLYPGWGIKKALKLAESARIKYSGADKKSWFSLMYGNKPIAWSNELDEAESFRFTINAFTRMRFCTSEGLDFKYKGELIGAPESLTPWFSLKRKACDSTVIFGHWSALGLYKASNLIGLDTGAVWGGQLSAVRLSDLQIYQVQSSHTYQSIEI; this is encoded by the coding sequence ATGGCAACTTATGTGGTTGGTGATGTGCAAGGATGTTTTGATGAGTTATCACGACTCATGGATGTAATTAATTTTAATACAGACTGCGATCGAATTATTTTTGTCGGTGATTTAGTGAATCGGGGACCAGCTTCCTTGCGGGTATTGCAGTGGGTATACCAAAATCGTCATTGTGCATCGACAGTACTAGGGAACCATGATTTACATTTGTTAGCTTGTTGGCTGGGTATTAGTAGCCTGAAAGATGGCGATACAATTAATGAAGTTTTACAATCTTCAGACGCATCTGTCTTATTATGTTGGCTGTCTCAGCAACCTTTAATGTTAGAAATTGAAGGTAATTATATTGTTCATGCAGGGTTGTATCCGGGATGGGGTATTAAGAAGGCCCTTAAACTAGCAGAATCTGCGCGAATAAAATATTCTGGTGCTGATAAGAAAAGTTGGTTCTCTTTAATGTACGGTAATAAGCCGATTGCTTGGTCTAATGAGCTTGATGAAGCTGAAAGTTTTAGATTCACTATTAATGCATTTACGAGAATGCGCTTTTGTACAAGTGAAGGATTGGATTTTAAATATAAAGGTGAGCTGATAGGGGCACCTGAATCTTTGACTCCGTGGTTCAGTTTGAAACGGAAGGCTTGCGATTCAACTGTTATTTTTGGGCATTGGTCGGCATTAGGGCTTTATAAGGCGTCTAATCTTATTGGTTTAGACACTGGTGCTGTGTGGGGTGGGCAATTGTCTGCTGTTCGTTTGTCCGATCTGCAAATTTATCAGGTACAGTCATCACATACATATCAAAGTATTGAGATTTGA
- the zapD gene encoding cell division protein ZapD, whose translation MISYEFPINERIRTLLRLEELYIRTSKLVARDDALDHHMALLGIFEIMEVASRADLKSDLLQELERQRQTLAALRNNPHISEDALDLVLNEIENTHTSLLDMTGKFGQYLRENEWLMAIKQRISIPGGVCEFDLPSYHYWRKQAAERRRLDLERWLTPLLPIKNGLDIVLKLLRDSAKANNFIAKQGSFQQMSGGKVVQLLKVTLPSDLPAVPELSANRYAINIRFIVPSTSGERAKVIESDINFTLSYCNL comes from the coding sequence GTGATTAGTTACGAATTTCCAATCAACGAGCGCATTAGAACTCTACTCCGCCTTGAAGAGTTATATATACGCACTAGCAAGTTGGTGGCCCGTGATGATGCCTTAGATCATCACATGGCACTACTTGGGATTTTTGAGATCATGGAAGTGGCTAGTCGTGCGGATTTAAAATCAGACCTACTTCAAGAACTTGAACGTCAACGACAAACCTTAGCCGCACTAAGGAACAATCCGCACATCTCGGAAGATGCGCTCGATCTAGTGTTGAATGAAATCGAAAATACCCATACCAGTCTCCTCGACATGACAGGAAAATTTGGACAGTACTTAAGAGAAAACGAATGGCTGATGGCGATCAAACAGCGTATCTCGATTCCAGGTGGAGTGTGTGAATTTGACCTTCCCTCGTATCATTACTGGAGAAAGCAAGCAGCCGAACGCCGCAGACTCGATTTAGAACGGTGGCTAACGCCATTATTACCAATAAAAAATGGGTTAGATATTGTTCTTAAGTTATTGCGCGACTCAGCGAAAGCTAACAACTTCATAGCTAAACAAGGTAGTTTTCAACAAATGTCCGGTGGCAAAGTAGTACAGCTACTAAAAGTTACATTACCAAGCGATTTACCAGCCGTGCCAGAGTTATCAGCAAACAGATATGCAATTAACATCCGGTTTATAGTCCCTTCTACTAGCGGAGAGCGCGCTAAAGTAATCGAGTCAGATATCAACTTTACGCTGAGCTATTGCAACCTATAA
- the coaE gene encoding dephospho-CoA kinase (Dephospho-CoA kinase (CoaE) performs the final step in coenzyme A biosynthesis.), with protein sequence MTIVGLTGGIGSGKSTVAQYLKELGSTIIDADLIAHELTRKDQKATAEIVKLFGNGCLTEEGHLDRSFLRRQIHEHPADKLKLESLLHPMILNECKQQLKHAKSKTPYHVLMAPLLLEVPDFKNLCQTIIVVSVDREKQITRVMNRNNFNENEVLAIMKNQLSDEERKQQADYLIYNNGTLNELHEEVAKLDQKLKSAPLK encoded by the coding sequence ATGACTATTGTTGGACTTACAGGTGGGATAGGCAGCGGAAAAAGCACCGTTGCGCAATATTTAAAAGAACTTGGCAGCACCATTATTGATGCGGATTTAATTGCGCATGAGTTAACTCGCAAAGATCAAAAAGCAACGGCAGAGATCGTCAAATTATTTGGAAATGGATGTTTGACAGAAGAAGGACATTTAGACCGCTCCTTTCTACGCAGACAGATCCACGAACATCCTGCTGATAAGCTTAAATTAGAATCGCTACTGCATCCGATGATTTTAAACGAGTGCAAACAGCAACTTAAGCACGCAAAATCGAAAACTCCGTACCATGTACTCATGGCCCCTTTATTGCTTGAAGTTCCAGACTTCAAAAATTTATGCCAAACGATTATTGTAGTATCAGTTGATCGTGAGAAACAAATCACACGCGTAATGAATCGCAACAACTTCAATGAAAATGAAGTGCTTGCCATCATGAAAAACCAACTGAGCGACGAAGAACGTAAACAACAAGCTGACTACTTGATTTACAATAACGGCACATTAAACGAACTACATGAAGAAGTAGCAAAACTAGACCAGAAACTCAAAAGTGCACCATTAAAATAA
- a CDS encoding prepilin peptidase, with product MIEVFNSNYLLIGFTAVLGLMIGSFLNVVIHRLPLMLEKEFRLECQTLLNPELDETNRPSTYNLATPRSACPTCGHQIKAIENIPILSWLALKGRCSQCHSKISARYPCVEFATAAISAGLAIHFGPSLQLLGALAFAWCLVALIMIDADTYLLPDSITLPLLWLGLLLNTQGIYTSLPSAVYGATFGYLSLWSIYWLFKLATGKEGMGYGDFKLLAALGAWLGFAMLPIIILLSSLAGAILGIIMVAGSQRGWNKPMPFGPYLGIAGMIAMVWGKEITLMLYGY from the coding sequence ATGATTGAGGTTTTTAATTCCAATTACTTGTTAATTGGATTCACTGCGGTACTTGGCTTAATGATTGGTAGCTTTTTGAATGTCGTCATTCATCGGCTACCTCTCATGCTAGAAAAAGAATTTCGCTTAGAGTGTCAAACACTCTTAAATCCCGAACTAGACGAAACGAATCGCCCTTCAACATACAATTTAGCGACACCTCGTTCGGCATGCCCTACCTGTGGGCATCAAATCAAAGCGATTGAAAACATCCCTATACTAAGCTGGTTGGCATTGAAAGGGCGATGCAGTCAATGCCACAGCAAGATTAGTGCTCGTTACCCATGCGTCGAATTCGCAACGGCCGCCATATCCGCGGGGCTTGCCATCCATTTTGGGCCAAGCCTACAACTATTAGGCGCTTTGGCATTCGCATGGTGTCTCGTTGCACTAATCATGATTGATGCCGACACCTACCTACTACCCGATAGCATTACATTACCTCTACTCTGGTTGGGCCTATTACTTAACACCCAAGGGATTTACACCTCACTACCTAGCGCAGTATATGGTGCAACATTCGGATATCTCTCACTTTGGAGCATATACTGGCTATTCAAGCTAGCAACAGGCAAAGAAGGCATGGGGTATGGTGACTTTAAACTTTTAGCAGCCCTTGGTGCGTGGCTTGGTTTTGCCATGCTACCAATCATTATCCTACTGTCTTCATTAGCTGGCGCCATCTTAGGCATCATTATGGTGGCAGGTAGTCAACGCGGCTGGAATAAACCCATGCCTTTCGGCCCCTATCTTGGTATTGCAGGCATGATTGCAATGGTATGGGGCAAAGAAATCACATTGATGCTGTACGGATATTGA
- a CDS encoding type II secretion system F family protein — protein MAVKPKSPAVKDSTFRWEGKDRTGKVVKGEMRAVSESIVKSTLRRQGINVTSVKKVRLGAGRKITELDITMFTRQLATMLKSGVPLLTAFDIVAKGHSNPSVTKLLMEIKTDIETGSSLTQAFRKHPNQFDSLYCNLVQAGEQAGILDALLARLATYKEKILAVKKKIKSAMFYPTAIIVAAFVITAVIMIFVIPAFKELFSSFGADLPGPTLLVMNISDIFVTYWYIIFGSIFGGIYLFMKAWKKSEKIQFAMDRLILKLPVLGEIVRNATIARWSRTLSTMFAAGVPLVESLESVGGAAGNIVYKQATQRIQSEVSTGTSLTAAMQNATVFPNMVLQMVSIGEESGSLDAMLSKVADYFEEEVDNAVEALSSLMEPIIMVVLGTLIGGLVIAMYLPIFKMGAAVGG, from the coding sequence ATGGCCGTAAAACCCAAAAGCCCCGCAGTAAAAGATTCAACTTTTCGCTGGGAAGGCAAAGACCGCACCGGCAAAGTAGTTAAAGGTGAAATGCGTGCTGTCAGCGAATCCATCGTAAAAAGCACTTTACGTCGCCAAGGGATCAACGTCACGAGCGTAAAAAAAGTACGTCTCGGTGCTGGCCGCAAGATCACAGAACTCGACATCACGATGTTTACTCGACAATTGGCCACTATGTTGAAGTCAGGCGTACCGCTCCTTACTGCATTCGATATCGTTGCAAAGGGGCACAGCAATCCTTCCGTCACAAAATTACTGATGGAAATAAAAACCGACATCGAAACAGGCTCTTCTTTAACCCAAGCCTTCAGAAAACATCCAAATCAATTCGATAGCCTCTATTGCAACTTGGTACAAGCTGGTGAACAAGCGGGTATTTTGGACGCTTTGCTGGCTCGACTTGCCACCTACAAAGAAAAAATCTTAGCCGTTAAGAAAAAAATCAAATCGGCCATGTTTTACCCAACGGCCATTATTGTCGCTGCTTTCGTCATTACCGCCGTGATTATGATTTTTGTAATTCCAGCATTTAAGGAGCTCTTCTCGAGTTTTGGTGCCGATCTACCAGGGCCAACCTTATTAGTCATGAATATCTCCGATATTTTTGTAACTTACTGGTACATCATTTTTGGCAGCATCTTCGGCGGCATCTATCTATTCATGAAAGCTTGGAAAAAGTCGGAAAAGATCCAATTTGCCATGGACCGATTAATCTTAAAATTACCAGTCCTTGGTGAGATTGTCCGCAACGCAACCATCGCACGCTGGAGTCGTACCTTATCAACAATGTTTGCAGCGGGGGTACCGTTAGTGGAGTCACTTGAATCTGTTGGAGGCGCTGCCGGCAATATTGTTTACAAACAAGCAACACAACGGATTCAATCCGAAGTTAGCACGGGAACAAGCCTTACTGCCGCAATGCAAAATGCCACCGTTTTCCCGAATATGGTATTGCAAATGGTATCCATCGGCGAAGAATCGGGCTCACTCGATGCCATGCTCAGCAAAGTAGCCGACTACTTTGAAGAAGAAGTAGATAACGCAGTCGAAGCCCTATCCAGCCTCATGGAACCCATTATTATGGTAGTATTGGGCACCTTAATTGGTGGTCTGGTTATTGCCATGTACCTCCCCATTTTCAAAATGGGCGCAGCGGTGGGCGGCTAA
- a CDS encoding DNA-directed RNA polymerase subunit alpha, with protein MQINANELLKPRIIDVQALAQAHAKVVMEPFERGYGHTLGNALRRILLSSMAGFAPTEVKIDGVVHEYSALDGVQEDVVDILLNLKGVVLKLHGRDSVTLTLSKEGEGVVKASDIQLPHDVEVINPDHVIAHLSAGGKLSMDITVEKGRGYQPAPSRVNKEEGRTIGTIILDASFSPIRRVSYQVESARVEQRTDLDRLIIDIETNGVIEPDEAVRQAARMLIDQLGVFADLEGTQEEKVVEPQVTIDPILLRPVDDLELTVRSANCLKAENIYYIGDLIQRTETELLKAPNLGRKSLNEIKEVLASKGLSLGMRLENWPPAGLDKP; from the coding sequence ATGCAAATCAATGCAAACGAGTTGCTCAAACCGCGCATCATCGATGTGCAAGCTCTGGCTCAAGCACACGCGAAAGTCGTTATGGAGCCGTTTGAGCGCGGTTATGGCCATACTCTCGGTAATGCACTACGCCGAATTCTTTTATCTTCTATGGCGGGTTTTGCGCCAACAGAAGTTAAAATTGATGGTGTTGTTCACGAATATTCCGCGTTGGATGGCGTGCAGGAAGACGTTGTCGATATCCTGTTGAACCTTAAAGGTGTTGTGCTGAAACTGCATGGTCGGGACTCTGTCACACTTACTCTTTCAAAAGAGGGTGAGGGTGTCGTCAAGGCTTCCGACATTCAGTTGCCACATGATGTTGAGGTGATTAACCCTGATCATGTGATTGCACATCTGTCTGCAGGTGGTAAGTTAAGCATGGATATTACCGTTGAGAAAGGTCGTGGCTATCAGCCTGCACCTTCTCGCGTTAATAAAGAAGAGGGACGTACCATCGGTACGATTATTCTGGATGCTTCATTCAGCCCAATTCGCCGTGTTAGCTACCAAGTAGAAAGCGCTCGTGTAGAGCAACGTACTGATCTTGATCGTTTGATTATCGACATTGAAACCAATGGCGTAATTGAGCCAGATGAAGCAGTTCGCCAAGCAGCTCGTATGTTGATCGACCAACTCGGTGTTTTTGCTGATTTGGAAGGTACGCAAGAAGAAAAAGTTGTAGAGCCGCAGGTTACAATTGATCCTATCCTGCTTCGTCCGGTAGATGATCTTGAGTTGACTGTTCGTTCTGCAAATTGTCTAAAAGCGGAAAACATCTATTATATTGGTGATCTGATTCAGCGTACCGAAACAGAGTTGTTAAAAGCTCCTAATTTAGGTCGCAAATCACTCAATGAGATCAAAGAAGTGCTCGCTTCGAAAGGGCTTAGCCTTGGCATGCGCCTTGAAAACTGGCCACCAGCTGGCTTAGACAAGCCATAA
- a CDS encoding GNAT family N-acetyltransferase, whose translation MHEHVLTHTNSKSNHSLSVSIAKTKSEIKAAQALRYRVFAEEMGAKLSTKEPGLDQDLFDKYCDHLIAQDNLTGEVIGTYRILPPHKARKVGSYYSDTEFDLTRLQHIRSQLVELGRTCVHPDYRTGSTIALLWSGLTQYMVKNNYQYMMGCASVSLNDGGHTAASLYRKIAKKAMAPVEWRVFPRCPLPISALDEKIEIETPALIKGYLRAGALVCGEPAWDPDFNTADFLMLLPTQNINNRYAKHFAR comes from the coding sequence ATGCACGAACACGTTTTGACGCACACAAATAGCAAATCAAATCACTCACTTTCAGTCTCAATCGCTAAAACCAAATCAGAAATTAAAGCGGCACAAGCCTTGCGCTACAGAGTCTTTGCCGAAGAAATGGGCGCAAAATTAAGCACAAAGGAGCCCGGACTCGATCAAGACTTATTTGATAAGTATTGCGACCATCTGATTGCACAAGATAATTTGACAGGTGAAGTTATTGGTACCTATCGTATTTTGCCTCCACACAAAGCCAGAAAAGTTGGCAGCTACTATTCTGATACTGAATTTGATTTGACCCGATTACAACACATCAGATCGCAGCTAGTAGAATTGGGACGTACATGCGTGCACCCAGATTATCGAACGGGCTCAACGATAGCATTGCTCTGGAGTGGTTTAACCCAGTATATGGTAAAAAATAATTACCAATATATGATGGGCTGCGCTTCAGTTTCTCTAAATGATGGTGGACACACAGCTGCAAGTCTATATCGTAAAATAGCAAAAAAAGCTATGGCTCCTGTTGAATGGCGAGTATTTCCACGCTGCCCATTACCGATTTCAGCTTTAGACGAAAAAATTGAAATCGAAACACCAGCACTAATTAAAGGTTATTTGCGTGCTGGAGCTTTAGTTTGCGGTGAGCCCGCGTGGGATCCAGACTTCAATACTGCGGACTTCTTGATGTTACTGCCCACACAAAACATCAACAATCGTTACGCCAAACATTTCGCCCGGTAA
- the rplQ gene encoding 50S ribosomal protein L17, with translation MRHRLSNRKLNRTTSHRLAMLRNLANALLKHEVIKTTLPKAKELRRVAEPLITLGKKPSLANRRLAFSRTRDRDIVVKLFDVLGPRYTARNGGYLRILKCGFRVGDNAPMAYVELVDRPEEVVAESAE, from the coding sequence ATGCGTCATCGTCTTTCTAATCGTAAATTAAATCGTACGACAAGTCATCGTCTTGCGATGCTTCGTAACTTGGCGAATGCCTTGTTGAAGCATGAAGTTATCAAAACTACCCTGCCAAAGGCTAAAGAATTACGCCGTGTGGCAGAGCCATTGATTACTTTGGGTAAAAAACCATCACTGGCTAATCGCCGTTTGGCTTTTTCTCGTACACGTGATCGTGACATTGTAGTTAAATTGTTTGATGTACTTGGCCCACGCTATACTGCTCGTAATGGTGGTTATTTGCGTATTCTGAAGTGCGGTTTCCGAGTTGGCGATAATGCTCCTATGGCATACGTTGAACTTGTTGATCGCCCAGAAGAAGTAGTTGCTGAGTCAGCAGAGTAA
- the rpsK gene encoding 30S ribosomal protein S11 — protein MAKANTARVRKKVKKSVSEGIVHVHASFNNTIITITDRQGNALSWATSGGAGFKGSRKSTPFAAQVAAEAAGKVAQEYGVKNLEVRIKGPGPGRESAVRALNALGFKITSISDVTPVPHNGCRPAKKRRI, from the coding sequence ATGGCTAAAGCAAACACAGCTCGTGTACGTAAGAAAGTCAAAAAGAGCGTGTCAGAAGGAATCGTGCACGTTCACGCTTCTTTCAATAACACGATCATTACCATCACTGATCGCCAAGGCAATGCTTTATCTTGGGCTACCTCGGGCGGTGCTGGTTTTAAAGGCTCTCGTAAAAGTACACCTTTTGCCGCACAGGTTGCAGCAGAAGCAGCTGGTAAAGTTGCCCAAGAATATGGTGTTAAGAACCTAGAAGTACGCATCAAGGGTCCGGGCCCTGGTCGTGAATCTGCTGTGCGTGCTTTGAACGCACTCGGTTTCAAGATCACCAGTATCTCGGATGTGACGCCTGTTCCGCACAACGGCTGCCGTCCTGCGAAGAAGCGTCGTATCTAA
- the rpsD gene encoding 30S ribosomal protein S4, whose product MARYIGPKCKLARREGTDLFLKSARRSLDSKCKLEQAPGQHGAKKNMRLSDYGVHLREKQKIRRIYGVLERQFRRYFEEAARRKGSTGENLLKLLESRLDNVVYRMGYGSTRSESRQLVSHKAITVNGNVVNIPSFQVKAGDVVAVREKAKKQVRIQEALSLAEGIGFPSWVQVDSKKMEGVFKNMPERSDLSSDINESLVVEFYSK is encoded by the coding sequence ATGGCTCGTTATATTGGACCCAAGTGCAAACTTGCACGCCGCGAAGGCACGGATCTGTTCTTGAAAAGCGCACGTCGTTCGCTCGACAGCAAGTGCAAGCTGGAACAAGCCCCAGGCCAGCATGGCGCTAAAAAGAATATGCGTCTGTCGGACTATGGCGTTCACCTGCGTGAAAAGCAAAAGATCCGTCGCATTTACGGCGTATTGGAACGTCAGTTCCGCCGTTATTTTGAAGAAGCAGCTCGTCGCAAAGGTTCGACTGGTGAAAACCTCTTGAAATTGCTTGAGTCTCGTCTTGATAACGTTGTATATCGTATGGGATACGGTTCTACTCGTTCCGAATCTCGTCAACTCGTTTCCCACAAGGCTATCACTGTTAACGGTAACGTTGTAAACATTCCTTCTTTCCAAGTGAAAGCTGGTGATGTTGTTGCTGTACGTGAAAAAGCTAAGAAGCAAGTACGTATTCAGGAAGCGTTGAGCTTAGCTGAAGGCATTGGCTTCCCAAGCTGGGTACAGGTTGATTCTAAAAAAATGGAAGGTGTGTTTAAGAACATGCCAGAGCGTTCAGATCTGTCTAGCGATATCAATGAATCGTTAGTAGTTGAATTCTACTCCAAGTAA
- the pilB gene encoding type IV-A pilus assembly ATPase PilB, with protein MSTPQISGLARLLVQHGRLSDADAEALQASANTNKTTFIEQLTQSKKLSARDVAEFSSQTFGYPLLDIDRIDSSYLPQGVIDNNVMRAQRIVPLFKRGTKLFIGISDITNLEAVEKVRFQTNAQVEPIIVEDNKLIVLINRTIDATGANLKEMDLEDVELALDGGDPEPTAAETQMGQDIDDAPIVKYLQKILMDAINGGASDIHFEPYEKFYRIRFRIDGVLREIAQPPLAIKEKISSRIKVISKLDISEKRIPQDGRMKLVLSKSRAIDFRVSTLPTMHGEKIVMRILDPSSATLGIDALGYDPDQKAIILEAIQRPYGMVLVTGPTGSGKTVSLYTCLNLLNKPDINIATAEDPCEINLPGINQVNVNDKAGLTFSAALKAFLRQDPDIIMVGEIRDLETADIAIKAAQTGHMVFSTLHTNDAPTTLTRMLNMGIQPFNIASSVILITAQRLARRLCSCKKHIDLPNQALIDAGFTQEDLDGTWQPYGPVGCEICKDTGYKGRVGIYQVMPITDEINRLIMNHGNAIDIADQARKEGVLSLREAGLRKVKQGLTSLEEVMAVTNV; from the coding sequence ATGAGCACCCCGCAAATTTCTGGTCTCGCACGCTTACTCGTGCAGCATGGCCGACTGAGCGATGCAGATGCCGAAGCACTGCAAGCGAGCGCCAACACAAATAAAACCACTTTTATTGAGCAATTAACTCAAAGCAAAAAGCTATCGGCACGGGATGTCGCAGAGTTCTCATCTCAAACGTTTGGCTACCCTCTGCTCGACATCGATCGAATTGACTCCAGCTATTTGCCGCAAGGTGTAATCGACAATAACGTTATGCGCGCCCAGCGCATTGTTCCGCTATTCAAACGCGGTACAAAACTTTTCATCGGCATTTCAGATATCACCAATCTGGAAGCAGTTGAAAAAGTTCGCTTCCAAACCAACGCGCAAGTCGAACCGATTATCGTTGAAGACAACAAGCTCATCGTTCTCATCAATAGAACAATTGATGCCACAGGTGCCAACCTGAAAGAAATGGACCTCGAAGATGTGGAGCTTGCACTCGACGGCGGCGACCCCGAACCAACAGCGGCTGAAACTCAAATGGGGCAAGATATTGACGATGCCCCCATTGTTAAATATCTGCAAAAAATCTTGATGGATGCCATCAATGGCGGCGCATCCGACATTCACTTTGAGCCGTACGAAAAATTCTACCGGATTCGTTTTCGCATCGACGGGGTACTCCGCGAAATCGCCCAGCCGCCATTAGCAATCAAAGAGAAAATATCATCCCGCATCAAGGTCATTTCGAAGCTCGACATTTCAGAAAAGCGCATTCCACAAGATGGACGCATGAAATTAGTCCTGTCTAAATCGCGAGCTATTGATTTCCGGGTCTCCACCCTGCCGACCATGCATGGTGAAAAAATTGTAATGCGGATTTTGGATCCTTCATCCGCAACGCTCGGCATTGATGCTCTCGGCTACGATCCAGATCAAAAAGCCATTATCCTTGAAGCAATTCAGCGCCCGTATGGCATGGTCTTAGTGACAGGCCCGACCGGCTCAGGCAAAACCGTATCGCTTTACACATGCCTTAATTTACTCAATAAGCCAGATATCAATATCGCAACGGCGGAAGACCCATGCGAGATTAACTTGCCGGGCATCAACCAGGTCAATGTAAATGACAAAGCGGGGCTAACGTTCTCTGCCGCACTCAAGGCCTTCCTGCGTCAAGACCCCGACATCATTATGGTCGGCGAGATTCGCGACCTAGAAACCGCCGATATCGCAATTAAAGCTGCGCAAACGGGCCACATGGTGTTTTCAACACTCCACACCAATGATGCCCCAACCACATTAACGCGAATGCTCAATATGGGCATCCAGCCGTTCAATATTGCTTCATCGGTCATTCTAATTACCGCTCAGCGCCTAGCTCGCCGTCTATGCAGTTGCAAAAAACACATTGACCTTCCAAATCAGGCCTTAATCGACGCAGGCTTTACCCAAGAAGACTTGGATGGCACATGGCAGCCGTACGGCCCCGTCGGCTGCGAAATATGCAAAGACACTGGCTACAAAGGTCGTGTTGGTATTTACCAAGTTATGCCGATTACAGATGAAATCAACCGACTAATCATGAACCATGGCAATGCCATTGATATTGCTGATCAGGCTCGCAAAGAAGGCGTACTAAGCCTTCGTGAAGCAGGACTTCGAAAAGTTAAACAAGGCCTCACCTCACTTGAAGAAGTGATGGCCGTTACAAATGTATAA
- a CDS encoding lysophospholipid acyltransferase family protein: MNIRPALTAIQLILHIVKGLLIITFGFPNKNCEQKNKATQLWSEQLAAILKIRICISGELPNYRPKNQMIVANHISWFDIFGINTIHAARFIAKSDVEEWPIINRLCKAAGTFFINRNKIKDAKRVNIQITKALLAGDITAFFPEGTTTNGKEINPFKSSLLQPAISSNGSIQPIYLNYTDRYNKHTDIAAYTQETTLVGSIWKIIRADGIKMHIDILPSIKTNNLSRTELSELTTTSVQNAHENFKSQYFDMYVMTVPDKFADRTNEQQTIAHPTQHQCLNQ; this comes from the coding sequence ATGAACATCAGACCAGCACTTACGGCTATCCAGCTTATTTTGCACATTGTAAAAGGACTACTGATCATAACCTTTGGTTTTCCAAACAAAAATTGCGAACAAAAAAACAAAGCCACACAGCTATGGTCAGAGCAGTTAGCTGCAATTTTGAAGATTAGAATATGCATATCGGGAGAATTACCAAACTACAGACCTAAGAATCAAATGATTGTGGCAAATCATATATCCTGGTTTGATATTTTTGGAATTAACACAATCCATGCCGCACGCTTTATTGCAAAATCCGATGTAGAAGAGTGGCCAATCATTAATAGACTATGTAAAGCCGCAGGAACTTTTTTTATAAATCGAAACAAAATTAAAGATGCAAAACGAGTGAACATACAAATAACCAAGGCATTATTAGCGGGTGATATTACTGCATTTTTTCCGGAAGGCACTACAACAAATGGCAAAGAGATTAATCCGTTTAAGTCATCACTTCTACAGCCAGCAATCTCAAGCAATGGTTCAATTCAACCAATTTATCTAAATTATACGGATAGGTACAATAAACATACTGACATTGCAGCATACACACAAGAAACCACACTAGTTGGCTCGATATGGAAGATAATTAGAGCAGATGGAATAAAAATGCATATTGATATACTACCATCCATCAAAACTAACAACTTAAGTCGAACCGAACTATCCGAACTCACTACAACTTCAGTACAAAATGCCCATGAGAACTTCAAATCTCAATACTTTGATATGTATGTGATGACTGTACCTGATAAATTTGCAGATCGGACAAACGAACAGCAGACAATTGCCCACCCCACACAGCACCAGTGTCTAAACCAATAA
- a CDS encoding DNA gyrase inhibitor YacG: MSDTLKQQVKCPQCGCLNTYSPTNPSRPFCSERCKLIDLGQWANENYRIAEETQSIDINTLSQ; the protein is encoded by the coding sequence ATGAGTGACACCTTAAAACAACAAGTGAAATGCCCTCAATGCGGGTGTTTGAACACTTATTCACCAACAAACCCTTCACGCCCCTTCTGCTCTGAGCGATGCAAACTTATAGATTTAGGGCAATGGGCCAACGAAAACTACCGTATAGCAGAAGAAACTCAATCAATAGATATAAATACACTGTCTCAGTAG